From Paenibacillus graminis, a single genomic window includes:
- a CDS encoding hybrid sensor histidine kinase/response regulator: MLGILKRPFIAIVVFILFITAVRLVWMDYLKTMDYPQAPAAQEGVLDLRNFSFTGHQTLQLKGEWTFYPSALLISDSGSDNRIVKAAPAEKVFVPDLWDGYFPQDDSAFHYGTYRLLIRLDPETKQTLGMKISRIGNASSVYVNGQLLASSGHPSSDPGTHRAQNVPYTVTIPAGSATLDLVIEVSHDAGKGGIERPIRFGTADAIQQRNSLLAGLQLLLCVILFINALYGIVLHFLSSSKGLIYFAFFMIFTLFSVLISDERLLFQWFHMGDAWEIKIVYLTYIGVNVFMCLLISSLFPSHVPKSTMPAIAVCWTLYALFILIAPSSYIQTTSKLLLVLGLASVILGSHALRKAIQQKEDVIFLLLACIGIGVNILWAAFMHFSSENELIHYPFDLVFALLAFAAFWFKRFFHAIDQSLLLAGKLQLEDKRKDEFLVNTSHELRNPLQGISTMLQVILDDQTHPVHPKQQERVEIIKKVSSRMSFMLDDLIDITRLKEQTIPLELRPVRLQSVISGVLDMIKVMVDGKPIRLRADIDDAFPAVQADEQRVIQILFNLLHNAVKFTDKGAITVRAVRKGLMAEVQVEDTGIGIPDEALLQIFHPYEQADNQLKRASGGFGLGLSICKQLVELHGGTITVESSLGERTLFRFTLPLAEGNPVEEEVYPLSITNLSVSLDKIAATADMPVETAFLSYASAAPGCRILIVDDDAVNLNVLTQTLETEGYVIDAATSPEQALAEIKRQRYDLVITDVMMPHMSGYELTELIRERFNLSELPILLLTARVRTEDILTGFRVGANDYVKKPVDAWELKARVQALTQLKTSIDDRLRMESAWLQSQIQPHFLFNTLNSIAALGMIDFNKMQTLLDEFSNYLRLSFDFKNASPLVPLEHELSLVRSYVYIEKERFGSRLTVEWNIESGIDILIPPLSIQPLVENSIKHGLLSRNRGGTVSVNVRRLSEIVDISIVDDGDGMDKDYLSQLLTHSNRSSSRSGIGLININRRLMQQFGKSLDIQSSLEQGTRVSFQIPYQKG, encoded by the coding sequence ATGCTGGGAATCCTAAAAAGGCCGTTTATCGCTATCGTTGTTTTTATATTATTCATCACCGCTGTCCGTTTGGTATGGATGGACTACCTGAAGACTATGGATTATCCGCAAGCTCCTGCCGCCCAAGAGGGCGTATTGGACTTGCGGAATTTCAGCTTTACCGGGCACCAAACGCTGCAGTTGAAGGGGGAATGGACCTTCTACCCCTCAGCTCTGCTGATTTCTGATTCGGGCAGCGATAATAGAATCGTTAAGGCAGCCCCAGCGGAAAAGGTATTCGTGCCGGATTTATGGGACGGATACTTCCCGCAGGATGACTCAGCATTCCATTATGGAACTTACCGCTTGCTGATCAGGCTCGATCCGGAGACGAAGCAAACCCTCGGCATGAAAATATCCAGAATAGGCAATGCCTCATCGGTATATGTGAACGGTCAATTGCTGGCCTCCTCCGGGCATCCGTCCTCTGATCCCGGCACGCATCGGGCGCAAAACGTTCCCTATACCGTAACCATTCCTGCCGGAAGCGCCACGCTGGATCTGGTCATTGAGGTGTCCCATGATGCCGGCAAAGGGGGTATTGAAAGACCGATCCGCTTCGGTACGGCCGATGCCATTCAACAACGGAATTCCCTGCTGGCCGGACTACAGCTGCTGCTCTGTGTCATTCTTTTCATTAATGCCCTCTACGGCATAGTTCTGCATTTCCTGAGCTCCAGCAAAGGCTTGATCTACTTCGCTTTTTTTATGATATTCACCTTGTTCAGCGTACTCATTTCCGATGAGAGGCTGCTCTTCCAATGGTTCCATATGGGCGATGCCTGGGAGATAAAGATTGTGTATCTCACCTATATCGGTGTCAATGTCTTCATGTGCCTATTGATCAGCAGCCTGTTCCCTTCCCATGTCCCTAAATCAACCATGCCCGCTATAGCCGTCTGCTGGACCCTATATGCCCTGTTTATTCTGATAGCCCCATCATCGTATATTCAGACTACATCCAAACTACTGCTTGTACTCGGCCTCGCCTCGGTCATTCTGGGCAGCCACGCCCTCCGCAAAGCCATTCAGCAAAAAGAAGATGTCATTTTCCTGCTGCTCGCCTGCATTGGCATAGGAGTCAATATCCTGTGGGCGGCATTTATGCACTTTTCATCCGAGAATGAACTCATTCATTACCCGTTTGACCTGGTTTTCGCCCTGCTTGCCTTTGCTGCCTTCTGGTTCAAACGGTTCTTCCACGCAATCGATCAGTCGTTGCTGCTGGCCGGGAAGCTCCAGCTTGAAGATAAACGGAAGGATGAATTTCTGGTCAACACGTCGCATGAACTGCGCAATCCGCTGCAGGGAATCTCAACGATGCTGCAGGTAATCCTGGATGATCAGACCCACCCGGTTCATCCGAAGCAGCAGGAACGTGTGGAAATCATTAAAAAAGTCAGCAGCCGGATGAGCTTTATGCTGGACGATCTGATCGACATCACCCGTCTGAAGGAACAGACCATCCCGCTGGAGCTTAGGCCGGTCCGGCTGCAGTCGGTCATCTCCGGTGTGCTGGACATGATTAAGGTCATGGTGGATGGGAAACCGATCCGGCTGCGGGCAGACATTGACGATGCCTTCCCTGCTGTTCAGGCCGATGAACAGCGGGTGATCCAAATCCTGTTCAATTTACTGCATAATGCGGTGAAATTTACGGATAAAGGCGCCATCACCGTACGCGCTGTAAGAAAGGGGCTTATGGCAGAGGTGCAGGTGGAGGATACCGGAATCGGAATTCCCGACGAAGCGCTGCTCCAGATTTTCCATCCTTATGAGCAGGCGGACAACCAGTTGAAGCGGGCCAGCGGCGGGTTTGGACTCGGGCTGAGTATTTGCAAACAATTAGTGGAGCTTCATGGGGGAACAATCACTGTGGAATCGTCTTTGGGGGAAAGAACCCTCTTCCGTTTCACGCTGCCATTAGCGGAAGGCAACCCTGTGGAAGAAGAGGTCTATCCGTTATCCATAACGAATTTATCCGTATCCTTGGACAAGATTGCAGCCACAGCGGACATGCCTGTTGAAACGGCCTTCTTATCCTATGCATCTGCAGCACCCGGGTGCAGGATATTGATTGTGGATGACGATGCGGTGAATCTGAATGTGCTTACCCAAACGCTGGAAACGGAAGGATATGTGATCGATGCCGCTACAAGTCCGGAACAGGCGCTCGCGGAAATCAAGCGGCAACGGTACGATCTTGTCATTACGGATGTCATGATGCCGCATATGTCCGGTTACGAGCTGACAGAGCTCATCCGCGAGCGGTTCAATCTTTCGGAACTGCCGATCCTGCTGTTAACGGCCAGAGTCCGGACAGAGGATATCTTAACCGGATTCCGGGTAGGAGCTAATGATTATGTCAAAAAGCCTGTAGATGCCTGGGAGTTAAAGGCCCGGGTGCAGGCATTGACCCAGCTGAAGACCTCCATCGACGACCGTCTGCGAATGGAAAGCGCATGGCTGCAGTCGCAAATTCAGCCTCACTTCCTGTTTAACACTTTGAACTCCATTGCCGCATTAGGCATGATCGATTTCAATAAAATGCAGACCCTGCTCGATGAATTCAGCAACTACCTGCGCCTAAGCTTTGATTTCAAGAATGCGTCTCCTCTTGTCCCCCTTGAGCATGAGCTCTCTCTCGTCCGTTCCTATGTCTATATCGAAAAGGAACGTTTCGGCAGCCGGTTAACGGTAGAGTGGAATATCGAAAGCGGGATTGATATTCTCATTCCGCCCTTGTCGATCCAGCCTCTGGTTGAGAATTCCATTAAGCATGGGCTCTTGAGCCGAAACCGGGGCGGAACTGTATCGGTCAACGTCCGCAGGTTATCCGAAATTGTTGACATTTCAATCGTCGACGACGGCGACGGAATGGACAAGGATTATCTGAGCCAGCTTTTGACCCATTCGAACCGGTCCTCCAGCCGCAGCGGTATCGGCCTTATAAATATTAACCGCCGATTGATGCAGCAGTTCGGCAAGAGTCTGGATATTCAAAGCTCGCTGGAGCAGGGAACCCGGGTCAGCTTTCAGATTCCATACCAAAAAGGATGA
- a CDS encoding carbohydrate ABC transporter permease, with protein sequence MNKAVFNKSVITLVMLFLSIVMIVPFLWMISTSFKTPSEVFQYPIQWIPVHFNWSHHVKVWTGDNSFVLYYLNSLKVAVLSTIGAVTLSSLAAYGFARIQFRGRDTMFMVYLSMMMVPPQVLFVPKFIMFDWAGIYNTHWALILPGFFTIFGVFMMRQFFLSVPYEISEAAFIDGAGHFRIFSRIILPMAKPSIATLAIIDFSWHWNDYENALVFLIDHDLFTVPLGLQNFILENNVDYNGMMAAATAGIIPMIIVFLIGQKYIIEGVASSAVKG encoded by the coding sequence ATGAATAAAGCTGTGTTCAATAAAAGTGTTATCACGCTTGTAATGCTGTTCCTGAGCATTGTGATGATCGTTCCGTTCCTCTGGATGATCAGCACCTCGTTCAAGACCCCGTCCGAAGTATTCCAATATCCCATTCAATGGATTCCCGTTCACTTCAACTGGAGCCATCATGTGAAGGTATGGACGGGAGACAATAGTTTCGTGCTCTATTATTTAAATTCCCTTAAAGTTGCAGTGCTTAGTACCATTGGTGCAGTCACACTATCCTCACTCGCCGCCTACGGCTTCGCACGAATCCAGTTCAGAGGACGGGATACCATGTTCATGGTGTACCTGTCCATGATGATGGTACCGCCTCAGGTGCTGTTCGTGCCCAAATTCATCATGTTCGACTGGGCAGGCATCTACAACACCCACTGGGCGCTTATTCTGCCGGGGTTTTTCACCATCTTCGGGGTCTTCATGATGCGGCAGTTCTTTCTCTCTGTGCCTTATGAGATTTCGGAGGCAGCCTTTATTGACGGAGCCGGCCACTTCCGGATCTTCTCCCGGATCATTCTGCCCATGGCCAAACCCTCGATCGCTACGCTGGCCATCATTGACTTTTCCTGGCACTGGAATGATTATGAGAACGCCCTGGTCTTCCTAATCGATCATGACTTGTTCACCGTACCGCTGGGTCTGCAAAACTTCATTCTGGAGAACAACGTGGACTACAACGGCATGATGGCCGCTGCCACCGCGGGAATTATTCCGATGATTATTGTCTTCCTGATTGGACAGAAATACATCATTGAAGGTGTGGCGAGTTCGGCTGTCAAGGGTTGA
- a CDS encoding carbohydrate ABC transporter permease: MKTSWMKRQQHLGYLFIGPNMIGVILFFIIPAIYSFYLMFTDYKFMSPDTNFVGLDNIQRMLGDEVFYIAIKNTLMFLLSVPVSIGLAFIVAVVLNRSVYLKKLLRALYFMPYITSGVAVAFVWMLLFQPNNGPINGILRAIGIAHPPGWLSTMESSMYAIDIIWVWFMLGYNMIIYLAALQEVSGELLEAAKIDGARTWQTVRSILWPLVSPTTFLLLITGLIMSIKQFGIIQAITQGGPGNSTTVLSLFIYQNAFRYYEMGYASAVSWALFVIIMIFTVVQWLGQKRWVHY, translated from the coding sequence GTGAAAACATCTTGGATGAAACGGCAGCAGCATCTGGGCTATTTGTTTATCGGGCCCAATATGATTGGCGTGATTCTATTTTTTATTATACCTGCCATCTATTCTTTTTATCTGATGTTCACAGACTACAAGTTTATGAGTCCCGACACAAATTTTGTAGGCCTGGACAACATTCAAAGAATGCTGGGCGATGAAGTATTCTATATTGCCATCAAGAACACCCTGATGTTCCTGTTGTCCGTACCTGTATCCATTGGACTCGCCTTCATTGTGGCAGTAGTTCTCAACCGTTCTGTATATTTGAAAAAACTGCTGCGGGCGCTGTATTTCATGCCCTACATTACCAGCGGGGTCGCCGTTGCCTTTGTCTGGATGCTCCTGTTCCAGCCGAATAACGGCCCTATCAACGGCATCCTGCGGGCCATCGGCATTGCCCACCCTCCCGGATGGCTGTCTACCATGGAATCTTCCATGTATGCCATTGATATCATCTGGGTCTGGTTCATGCTCGGCTACAATATGATCATCTATCTGGCTGCGCTGCAGGAGGTATCCGGCGAACTGCTGGAAGCGGCCAAAATCGACGGGGCCCGCACCTGGCAGACCGTCCGCAGCATCCTGTGGCCCCTGGTCAGTCCCACGACCTTCCTGCTGCTGATTACCGGACTTATTATGTCGATTAAGCAGTTCGGGATTATTCAGGCGATCACGCAGGGCGGACCGGGGAACAGCACCACCGTATTGTCCCTGTTTATTTACCAGAATGCCTTCCGCTACTACGAAATGGGCTATGCATCCGCCGTGTCCTGGGCGCTGTTCGTCATCATCATGATCTTCACCGTCGTCCAATGGCTGGGTCAAAAACGCTGGGTTCACTACTAA
- a CDS encoding response regulator, whose amino-acid sequence MKAILIDDEELALKYLEHQLLMLGDFEIAGKYTDPLQGKQTVEETDIDIVFLDIHIPELNGIELAEMLLERKPCLQVVFVTAYDEYAIKAFELNALDYVLKPVHLDRLRLTVQRLNSYRKAGMAASSTAQFKNWKILMFDDFRIYEGTQEHAPLQWRTAKAQEIFYYLLHHRGKVVSKATLIELLWADFDLNRAYPQLYTAVYHIRRMLEPFSRDRILLQNTADGYLLKLEGIYLDVDEFDRFVKAGLELSKDTVSEYERILKLFKSEYLEGYDYVWAELERQRFQLQWIRLKQNLVHWYVESEELEQAFKHIEHVCTRYPLEEQAQLLYLQICDRMGFHFLVQRQYALLEAVMEAELSEKPNQEIVKWYKNWEKKRQKG is encoded by the coding sequence ATGAAAGCAATCCTGATTGACGATGAAGAATTGGCGTTGAAATATTTGGAGCACCAGCTGCTTATGCTCGGCGATTTTGAAATTGCCGGAAAATATACCGACCCGCTGCAGGGGAAACAAACAGTGGAAGAGACGGATATCGATATCGTATTTCTGGATATCCATATTCCCGAGCTGAACGGGATCGAGCTGGCTGAAATGCTGTTGGAACGCAAGCCTTGTCTGCAGGTTGTATTTGTAACGGCATATGATGAATATGCGATTAAAGCGTTTGAGCTCAATGCGCTCGATTATGTGCTAAAACCGGTTCACCTGGACCGCCTCAGACTTACGGTTCAGAGATTGAATTCCTACCGGAAGGCCGGCATGGCGGCTTCTTCAACGGCACAGTTCAAAAACTGGAAAATCCTAATGTTCGACGACTTCAGGATATACGAAGGAACGCAGGAGCATGCACCGCTTCAGTGGAGAACGGCGAAAGCGCAGGAAATCTTTTATTATCTTCTTCATCATCGCGGCAAAGTGGTCAGCAAAGCGACTTTAATCGAATTGCTTTGGGCCGATTTTGATTTGAACAGAGCCTATCCGCAGTTATATACCGCTGTTTATCATATCCGAAGAATGCTTGAGCCCTTTAGCAGAGACCGGATCCTTCTTCAAAACACAGCCGACGGCTATCTGCTGAAGCTGGAAGGGATCTATCTGGACGTCGACGAGTTTGACCGCTTTGTTAAGGCCGGCTTGGAGCTCTCAAAGGACACGGTGTCTGAATATGAACGCATTCTGAAATTGTTCAAAAGCGAATATCTGGAAGGGTATGATTATGTATGGGCAGAGCTTGAAAGGCAGAGATTCCAGCTGCAGTGGATCCGGCTGAAACAGAACCTGGTTCATTGGTATGTGGAGAGCGAAGAGCTGGAACAAGCGTTCAAGCACATTGAGCATGTTTGCACCCGCTATCCTTTAGAGGAACAGGCGCAGTTATTATATTTACAAATATGCGACCGGATGGGATTTCATTTTCTGGTGCAAAGGCAGTATGCGCTGCTGGAGGCGGTTATGGAAGCGGAGCTGTCCGAGAAGCCAAACCAGGAGATTGTGAAATGGTATAAGAATTGGGAAAAGAAGCGGCAAAAAGGATGA
- a CDS encoding response regulator transcription factor — protein MWKVLLVEDEVFVRESVREIIAWEELGFTVCGEAGNGAEALDMIRRDVPDLVITDIIMPEMDGVELLRRTREEGYGSRFVMLTCMSDFEYVRQAMEYGASNYILKLSMSVNSLRETLRKISNELLKDGDKRGSSPAPVQEKTGTDERSTKGLQPLLHEEVTSHPEIQKILQYIHVHYPEDITVKSMSQYVMMGENYVSTLFKKKTGQTLIHYLHRVRVNQAIQYLCHSDLPVYEIGNRVGFVNDNYFIKIFKRLTAQTPSQYRQNQKSKPEPMTI, from the coding sequence ATGTGGAAAGTATTGCTGGTTGAAGATGAAGTTTTTGTACGGGAGTCTGTGCGGGAGATCATCGCCTGGGAAGAACTCGGTTTCACGGTTTGCGGAGAGGCAGGAAACGGCGCAGAAGCCCTCGATATGATCCGGCGGGATGTACCCGACCTGGTAATTACGGATATCATTATGCCTGAAATGGATGGCGTTGAGCTGCTTAGAAGAACCCGGGAAGAAGGCTATGGCTCCCGTTTTGTAATGCTCACTTGCATGAGCGATTTTGAATATGTCCGGCAGGCGATGGAATACGGGGCTTCGAATTACATTTTGAAGCTGTCCATGAGTGTGAATTCGCTGCGGGAAACGCTGCGCAAAATCAGCAATGAGCTGCTGAAGGACGGTGATAAGCGCGGCAGTAGTCCTGCCCCGGTACAGGAGAAAACCGGAACCGATGAGCGGAGCACCAAAGGGCTGCAGCCGCTTCTCCATGAAGAAGTCACTTCCCATCCGGAGATTCAGAAAATTCTGCAGTATATCCATGTCCATTACCCGGAGGATATTACCGTGAAATCGATGTCCCAATATGTCATGATGGGTGAAAATTATGTCAGCACCTTGTTCAAAAAGAAAACCGGGCAAACGCTAATCCATTACCTGCACCGGGTGCGCGTGAATCAGGCGATTCAGTATCTGTGCCATTCCGACCTGCCCGTATATGAGATTGGCAACCGGGTGGGCTTCGTAAACGATAATTATTTTATCAAAATATTCAAGCGCCTGACCGCACAAACGCCAAGCCAGTACAGGCAGAATCAAAAAAGCAAACCCGAACCCATGACCATCTGA
- a CDS encoding S-layer homology domain-containing protein, with the protein MTTSKKRNKKWSRSLATSLSFALVAVNFATPGPMAHAAIGNDGSEQIFTSDKYRGFTKDGGAVNLTFPELFITGDTSEMMTGATVVINGYKTGDLITFVASGTGIAVNSSKGNGVYILTGNASIEAYQTLLENAKFTMTSPGERSITFGLGPVLAFNKNGHFYEYVTDTGIKWPEARANAELRTYYGRQGYLATITDPEENAFIAEKAQGIGWIGGKDVDRAEDANGKATIRVSTLQNSGIGYGDWRWVTGPEGKLQYGSQFGLPFYKGYIAQGGINDAATVTNATYGLGSNKTMHNNWDAGEPNDYTYEHVMHIFANGKWNDYAADNKVDAYLVEYGGMEGDAATSINTTITLVDNTLLKQDADTAQGYLDTAPPVYTKESLAVLKATTDAAKAVLEGEHASPEEIAAARKSLADAVDGLVKQPPIANSASYTEGTNNQVSVVFDKPVKFNKNDADSTDDFRVTLDGKLVDVAHAVVSDTDPRVIILTLASPLSNDPVVRIEYDSRQSAIEAQDPEEAPVTDFTLIANGPFGDSLQIQEPASGTEVDGADFPVPVSGQAALGSTVTASVYNVDAHPDAYLFDLEVGITVTDDVYKWDTKLPGPLAPGSYHVAVTSTKMFGDEIRTETKLVPFTVPQLQLTHVAVDDENPAQTVLTFNQNIGSVLNEADFAGLKIDGRKVVAVKSIQGNKAEVVLEEALGPDDALTVEYEPAAGSVTAEGNILNELRPVHAGNQAGITKENDIIPLQLIAAYPEEGKLKLVFNKPINDLTVLSGFTYGGVPLKEPFEIHGNELIVSIPADHKGGLLSYDPKLGNVTENGNVNNPLTGLQPGIDLGDDSTYIADEGKLPANGLGLAVGDKAVPLTPGFQPDVPSGYKASVPNETDSIALNLAPTGNDNTLVKVSLNGVEVPGGDWSKLPLQEGLNIIQVDIVDAKHPGVKLGQYQIQVTRARGVSQEPSSGGGNVPAPDKSNTEVIQVDVAIGGANAVGITKVPVQRTTRSDGTLTDLVRFTRDKAEEAVKKAKETGQNIARVVIPDAADKVSEVNVQIPAETAKLLKESGIVLEIYTENAIVRIPNASLDGIGKDFYFRLVPVRSAAERNEIEKRATLEAVVREVAKDNRIEVVARPMTIETNLSSRAVTLILPLRDVKLPANEAQRNAFLAQLGIFIEHTDGQKEVVKGKAVTYKEGLLGLEFSLTKFSTFTIINFNNQAAASHGSYIIGFPDGEFKPDEQVTRAQMALMIARNLGYDANAAVSSLPFGDVAVRHYAAGAIAFVNAKGVMKGDPDGQFRAATPITRAEMAAVAANYMKLAVSADSKSSFNDTTGHWAQSVIEANLTAGLLKGYPDGSFKPNAYLTRAEAVVMVNQMFDRGPLYGADAIKFPDVSGSHWAYRDIQEAVNDHQYRIDSEQKEQLVSE; encoded by the coding sequence ATGACAACATCAAAGAAACGGAACAAAAAATGGTCCCGCAGTCTCGCAACCTCTTTATCATTTGCATTGGTTGCCGTTAACTTTGCAACACCCGGCCCAATGGCCCATGCGGCAATTGGAAATGACGGATCGGAACAGATTTTCACATCGGACAAGTATCGGGGTTTCACCAAGGATGGCGGAGCTGTAAACTTAACCTTCCCGGAACTCTTTATCACCGGGGATACCAGTGAAATGATGACGGGTGCCACTGTTGTGATTAACGGATATAAGACGGGTGATCTGATTACGTTCGTAGCGTCCGGTACAGGAATTGCCGTTAACTCCAGCAAAGGAAACGGCGTTTATATATTAACGGGCAACGCAAGCATTGAAGCCTATCAGACTCTATTGGAAAACGCCAAATTCACGATGACGTCACCTGGGGAGCGCAGCATAACCTTTGGCCTTGGCCCCGTTCTCGCTTTCAATAAAAATGGCCATTTCTATGAATATGTAACGGATACCGGCATCAAATGGCCGGAAGCCCGGGCGAATGCCGAGCTGCGGACCTACTATGGACGCCAAGGGTATCTGGCGACGATTACTGATCCCGAAGAAAACGCTTTTATTGCCGAAAAGGCTCAGGGGATAGGCTGGATTGGCGGTAAAGACGTGGATCGGGCTGAAGACGCAAACGGTAAGGCTACCATACGTGTTTCCACCTTGCAGAACAGCGGTATTGGCTATGGCGATTGGCGTTGGGTAACAGGACCGGAAGGTAAACTGCAGTACGGCAGCCAATTCGGGCTCCCCTTCTACAAGGGGTATATTGCTCAAGGCGGCATTAATGATGCTGCTACGGTCACTAATGCAACTTACGGTCTCGGCAGTAATAAGACCATGCACAATAACTGGGATGCGGGAGAGCCCAATGACTATACTTACGAGCACGTGATGCATATCTTTGCGAACGGCAAGTGGAACGATTATGCAGCCGACAACAAGGTGGATGCTTATCTCGTTGAATACGGCGGCATGGAAGGCGACGCAGCCACCAGTATCAACACCACTATAACGCTGGTGGACAACACACTGTTGAAGCAGGATGCCGATACAGCGCAGGGCTATCTTGACACTGCTCCGCCGGTCTATACGAAGGAGTCTCTGGCGGTTCTGAAAGCAACAACGGATGCAGCCAAAGCCGTCCTTGAAGGCGAGCATGCCTCCCCTGAAGAGATTGCGGCGGCCCGCAAGAGTCTTGCGGATGCGGTTGACGGACTGGTCAAACAGCCGCCAATAGCTAATAGCGCCAGCTACACAGAGGGAACGAACAATCAGGTATCGGTTGTTTTTGACAAACCGGTCAAGTTCAATAAAAACGATGCAGATTCTACGGATGACTTCCGAGTTACACTGGACGGTAAATTGGTTGATGTTGCGCATGCTGTAGTATCGGATACAGATCCACGGGTCATTATTCTGACCTTGGCCAGCCCGTTGTCCAATGACCCTGTGGTTAGAATCGAATATGATTCCCGACAATCGGCAATAGAGGCACAGGACCCCGAAGAAGCGCCGGTTACGGATTTTACGCTTATCGCAAACGGGCCATTCGGTGATTCTTTGCAGATTCAAGAGCCTGCCTCCGGTACAGAGGTGGATGGAGCCGATTTCCCGGTGCCCGTATCTGGACAGGCTGCGCTGGGTTCAACCGTAACGGCTAGCGTCTATAATGTAGATGCTCATCCCGATGCCTATCTGTTCGACCTTGAGGTGGGAATTACCGTAACCGATGATGTCTATAAATGGGATACCAAGCTGCCGGGTCCGCTTGCCCCGGGTTCATACCACGTCGCGGTAACTTCAACCAAAATGTTCGGAGACGAAATAAGAACGGAAACCAAGCTGGTGCCGTTTACCGTCCCGCAGCTTCAATTGACTCATGTAGCAGTAGACGACGAGAACCCGGCTCAGACAGTTCTGACATTCAATCAGAACATTGGCTCTGTGCTTAACGAAGCTGATTTCGCCGGACTCAAGATCGATGGCCGGAAAGTGGTCGCTGTCAAATCTATACAGGGTAACAAAGCTGAAGTCGTTCTGGAGGAAGCACTAGGTCCGGACGATGCGTTAACCGTAGAGTACGAACCTGCTGCCGGTAGTGTTACGGCTGAAGGAAACATCCTGAATGAGCTGCGGCCGGTCCATGCCGGCAATCAGGCAGGCATAACAAAGGAAAATGATATTATTCCGCTCCAGCTCATTGCCGCTTACCCTGAAGAGGGCAAGCTCAAGCTGGTATTCAACAAGCCCATCAACGACTTAACTGTTCTGTCCGGATTCACTTACGGCGGAGTGCCGCTTAAGGAACCTTTTGAGATTCATGGCAATGAACTTATTGTTTCAATCCCGGCTGATCATAAGGGCGGCCTATTGAGCTACGATCCTAAACTCGGCAATGTCACCGAGAATGGCAATGTGAATAACCCGCTTACGGGACTTCAGCCGGGAATTGATCTTGGCGATGATTCCACATATATCGCAGACGAAGGCAAGCTGCCGGCGAACGGTCTGGGATTGGCTGTTGGGGACAAGGCGGTTCCGCTGACTCCAGGCTTCCAACCGGATGTGCCAAGCGGCTATAAGGCGTCCGTGCCTAACGAAACGGATAGCATTGCCTTGAACCTCGCCCCGACAGGAAATGATAACACGCTGGTAAAAGTAAGCCTGAACGGAGTGGAAGTTCCTGGCGGAGACTGGAGCAAGCTTCCGCTGCAGGAAGGGCTGAATATCATTCAAGTGGATATTGTCGATGCGAAACATCCGGGCGTTAAGCTGGGACAATATCAGATTCAGGTAACTCGCGCAAGAGGAGTTTCACAGGAGCCTTCCAGCGGCGGGGGCAACGTCCCTGCACCTGACAAGTCCAACACCGAAGTCATTCAGGTGGATGTGGCGATCGGTGGAGCAAATGCGGTTGGCATCACTAAAGTGCCGGTTCAGCGGACAACCCGCAGTGATGGAACGCTTACGGATCTGGTCCGCTTTACCAGGGATAAGGCAGAGGAAGCGGTAAAGAAAGCGAAAGAGACGGGACAAAACATCGCCCGAGTGGTCATCCCGGATGCCGCAGACAAAGTCAGCGAAGTAAATGTCCAAATTCCCGCAGAGACAGCCAAATTGCTTAAAGAGAGCGGTATCGTGCTTGAAATATATACAGAGAATGCCATTGTCCGCATTCCGAACGCCTCTCTGGACGGAATCGGGAAGGACTTCTATTTCCGGCTTGTGCCGGTAAGAAGTGCAGCGGAGCGGAACGAAATCGAAAAGAGAGCCACGCTCGAAGCCGTTGTCCGCGAAGTGGCGAAAGACAATAGAATTGAAGTGGTCGCCAGACCGATGACCATCGAAACGAACTTGTCCAGCCGGGCGGTGACCCTGATCCTGCCGCTGAGAGATGTGAAGCTGCCGGCGAATGAAGCGCAGCGCAATGCGTTCCTGGCGCAGCTGGGCATTTTCATCGAGCATACCGATGGCCAGAAAGAAGTCGTAAAAGGAAAAGCGGTCACCTACAAAGAGGGATTGCTGGGGTTGGAATTCTCCTTAACGAAGTTCAGCACCTTTACAATCATCAATTTCAATAATCAGGCTGCCGCTTCACATGGGTCTTACATTATCGGATTTCCGGACGGCGAATTCAAGCCGGACGAACAAGTAACGCGTGCACAAATGGCGCTAATGATCGCCAGAAATCTGGGGTACGATGCCAATGCGGCTGTAAGCAGTCTTCCTTTCGGGGATGTGGCTGTACGGCATTATGCCGCTGGAGCCATTGCTTTTGTTAACGCGAAGGGTGTGATGAAGGGCGATCCGGACGGACAGTTCCGGGCGGCAACGCCGATTACGAGAGCGGAGATGGCAGCCGTCGCCGCCAATTACATGAAACTTGCAGTATCGGCAGACAGCAAGTCCAGCTTCAACGATACGACCGGACACTGGGCACAATCGGTGATCGAAGCGAACCTGACGGCCGGCCTACTCAAGGGATATCCTGACGGCAGCTTCAAACCGAATGCCTATCTAACCCGGGCTGAAGCTGTGGTAATGGTCAATCAGATGTTTGACCGCGGACCATTGTATGGAGCGGATGCCATCAAGTTCCCGGATGTTTCCGGCAGCCATTGGGCATACCGGGATATCCAGGAAGCTGTGAATGACCATCAGTACCGGATTGACAGTGAACAGAAGGAACAACTGGTCTCAGAATAA